The genomic region TTCGTAGCTTTACTAACCCATCCTATGATCAATCAATTCAAAGCCGCGCATTTGGTAGAATTGAACTTCAAAGCTATGTTGCCAAAAGTAATAATCATAACAAAAATCATCAACAACAATATACTTCAAGTAAGTATCCTCCTACATCTGCACACATGGTTGATAGTACCCACAGAAAAATGGGTCATTTGGCCACTACTGATGAGCATACTatgactgatgatgatgatgatctggaGAACGATTCTAAGAAAAAACATATTAAAAAAAGTTATGCTCTTGATCAAGATCATCATAAATATAGTTATGGTGGAGACGGTCCGAAAATCTCAAGCCCTCATAAGAGTTACACGGAGAAAGGAGATCTTGAGGAcaatgaggaagaagaagatatCGAGGAAGATGAAGTTGAACCCCCGAAACAAATAGGGGTTTTAGGGTTGTTCAAGTATTCAACAAAGATGGATTTTTTTCTTGTTATGATAGGTAGTTTGGGTGCTTTGATCAATGGAGGAGCTCTACCTTGGTATTCTTTACTTTTTGGATTGTTTGTCAACAAAATTGCTTTAGATGATAACAATGATGACATGATCAAGGATGTCAAAAGGGTAAAATAAGCATAATCTTGTATTCAttcttattcatattcatataaacTTATCTAATCTCTCTTTTTAATCTAACTTCCTATACCATATGAACTTCAGATATGTTTATATATGGTTGGACTGTCAATACTAGTCGTCTTTGGAGCATATTTACGTAAGCTTTACTCTTCTTCATTTAAAAGACTAATTACTCATTATTAAGGAAGTACACGTCTAAATCAAATTAGTTTAATGATTTGCAATTCACAGAGATTGCTTGTTGGCGGTTGGTAGGAGAACGATCAGCTCATAGAATAAGAACTGCATACCTAAGATCAGTTCTTCGCCAAGATGTCACCTTTTTCGACACAGAAATTAGTACAAGTGAGATCATGCATGGGATCTCAAGTGATGTTGCTCAAATCCAAGAAGTTATGGGGGAGAAGGTATATATGAATCATAATAAAAACTCTAACAATTAAGGACATTTTATCATTCATGTGTGTGCCTAAATATGCATATACGGTTTGTCTTTCAGATGGCCCATTTTGTTCATCACTTATGTACTTTTATCTGTGGCTACATCGTTGGGTTCATAAAGTCATGGAAGGTCTCTTTGGCTATTCTTGCAGTTACTCCACTAACAATGTTCTGTGGCTTAGCGTATAAGGCAGTTTATGTCGGCTTAGCTACTTCAGAAGTGGTAATTAACAGCTTATAAATCATAGTTATTCATGACAGTTATATACAATTAGAGTTAGAAGCACACATTTTTTATCTTgtaaatatgtttcatatatttcttAATAACAGAATTCTTACAAGAAGGCTGGTGGTGTAGCCGAACAAGCCATAAGTTCAATCAGAACTGTATTTTCTTTTGTAGCAGAACAAAAATTAGCAGATAGATACGACGCCTTACTGATAGAGTCTGTTCCAGTGGGAAAGAAACTCGGTTTTGCAAAGGGTGTCGGAATTGGCGTAATATATTTGGTTACATACGGGACATGGGCGTTAGCCTTTTGGTATGGATCAATTTTGATTGCTAAACATGAAATATCTGGTGGTGAAGCCATTGCTTGCTTCTTCGGGGTCAATGTCGGTGGCAGGTAAATCTGTTTTTTTTAGGCTTTTGTATTGTATAACCAACTTAACTAACTAACTAACTTCTCAATATGCTACTTGATATGGATAGGGGTTTGGCACTATCGttatcatactttgctcaatttgcACAAGGAACTGTAGCAGCTAGTAGAGTGTTTGAAGTTATCGAACGGATCCCGACAATAGATCCGTATTCTAATACGGGCCGGAGACTGTCGAGTGGACATGGAAAAGTTGAGTTTAAGAACGTATCTTTCGCGTATCCATCTCGTCCCACTCTTTCCATTCTCAACTCCCTTAATTTGGTGGTCCCGTCTCAAAGAACATTAGCACTCGTTGGTGCTAGCGGTGCTGGAAAGTCAACTGTTTTCGCTCTTTTAGAGCGATTCTACGATCCTTTACAGGGTGTTGTAATGTTGGATGGTCACGATATAAGGACGTTACAAATGAAGTGGTTAAGAAGTCAAATGAGCATGGTGGGTCAGGAACCGGTTCTGTTTGCAAACTCGATTCTTGAAAACATTATGATGGGCAAAGAGAATGCAACCAAGAAAGAAGCGATCAGCGCTTGTGTTTCAGCCAACGCGCATAAATTCATAACCAATTTACCAGAAGGATATGATACACAGGTAGGTGACAGAGGAACCCAACTCTCGGGAGGTCAGAAACAAAGGATCGCATTGGCTCGAGCCATGATCCAAGAACCCAAGATCCTTCTGTTGGATGAACCTACAAGTGCACTAGACCCTGAGTCCGAGACTCTTGTCCAACAAGCAATCGATAAAATTTCAAAGAATAGAACCACTATGGTGATTGCTCATCGGCTCGCAACAGTAAGGAATGCTGACAGGATTGTTGTTATGGAACAAGGATCTGTTATCGAAAGCGGGACCCATAAACAACTAATGGAAACAAAAGGAGCTTACTTTGCTCTCATCAAGCTCGCGTCCGAAGCTGTTTCATCCAATCCCAAATCTGAAAATGGTGAAATGGGAAGAAAACATGAAACATCTAGTGCTCAAGATCTTTTGAAATCAAACCATGTGCACGAGATATCGAGGTCAGAATACATGAAATCCATTCAAGAGGATGACCGAATAGAAACGTTAAAAGAATCCAAATCAAAATCGTACAAGATTTCGGAGGTATGGAAACTACAAAAACCCGAGGGTGGTATGGTGTTCATAGGCATAGTTTTGGGTATGGTAGCAGGTGCAATTCTGTCTATTTTTCCATTGGTTTTAGGCCAAGGGCTCAACGTCTACTTTAAAACAGATAAGTCTGATATGAAAAGGGATATTGGGTACCTGTGTTTGATTCTATTTGGTCTTGGGGTTACGATTATTCTTGCCATGACAGGTCAGCAAGGTTTTTGTGGTTGGGCTGGGTCAAACCTGACCAAGCGGGTACGGAATATTCTATTTCGATCCATACTGAGACAAGAGCCAGGGTGGTTTGACGCTGATGAAAACTCAACTGGAGTACTTGTTTCAAGGCTATCTATAGACAGTATGAGTTTCAGGTCAGTGTTAGCAGACAGATACTCGGTTATATTCATGGGTTTAAGCTCAGCCGCTGTAGGACTTGGCGTTTCATTCTTTCTCCAATGGCGGTTAGCTCTTTTGGCTACTATTCTTACTCCTTTTACTCTTGGGGCTAGCTATTTTAACCTGCTTATTAACATCGGACCAAAGTTAGATAACAGTTCGTATGACAATGCCACTAGAGTCGCTTCGGGTGCAGTATCCAACATTCGAACAGTAGCAACTTTTGCAACTCAAGAAAAGATCGTCGATGCTTTTGAAAAATCTTTAGCAGGCCCGAAAGCTACGTCTGTCAAACGATCGCAAATTACCGGGATAGCATTAGGGTTCTCTCAAGGTTCGATGTATGTATCTTATACTGCAATTCTACTGTACGGTGCGTACCTTGTGAAGGACGGTCACACGAAGTTCGGTGACGTGTACAAGATTTTTTTGATTCTCGTTTTGAGCTCGTTTTCGGTCGGTCAATTGGCGGGTCTTGCTCCCGACACTTCGCACGCTTCGACTGCGATTCCTGCTGTTTTTGACATCGTTAGCCGAACTCCATTGATTCGTGGGAAAGGAAAGAAGGTTTCAACGTCAAAACCGTTTGATATTGAATTCAAGACGATTGCTTTTTCGTATCCTTCAAGACCTCATGTGATTGTATTGAAGGATTTCAGCTTAAAGGTAAAAGGCGGAAGTATGGTGGCGGTGGTTGGCGGCAGTGGGTCGGGGAAATCGACATTGATATGGTTAACCCAAAGGTTTTATGATCCGATTAAAGGTAAGGTGTTAATGGGTGGAATCGACTTGAGGGAGCTCGATTTGAAGTGGCTGCGATCTCAAACAGCTTTAGTAGGTCAAGAACCTGCATTGTTTGCTGGTACCATAGGTGAAAATATCGGATTTGGGAACCCGAAAGCTACATTTGCAGAGATTGAAGAAGCTGCTAAAGAAGCTTATATTCATAATTTCATTTGTGGCCTCCCCCAAGGCTATGAAACTGAGGTATGTATTCAAAAAACTGCAGCACTTCATTTGTGAGGCCCCTGTATTAAAAAAAATTCTAAGATTTTTCCTGTTCGGGTTACCGAGAGGGCGAGTCCAACATATTTCAAGTCTGTCTCCTTAACCACTCGGAAAATATAATAGGCCCCATGTCTCGAAACTACATGTGTGATGACGAAAACAGTACAGATCACCACGTGAGCTAACCAAACATGAAATTTAGGTCCTACCTAGATTTGAACACGGGGACTGGATTCAGAGTCCAATGTCCTAACCACTAGACCATAGGACCATTTTGTGAGGCCCCTGTATGTGTCCATTTAAGTCCTGTTATCAAGGTTTCAGAAAATGCTACTCAGGGAGTACTCGCCAACTCGGTGGGACTCGGGTGACCAAGTTTAACTCGGGTGACCAAGTTTGTCTTGACTGTTTTTAACCgagttttgaccaattttgactgatttttcgagttttgaccgattttccgaGTACTCCCGAGTTTTGGCCTTGTTTTGACCGAGTACTCTCTGAGTTGCAAAAgccgagtaattccgagttctaCAACACTGCAAAAGCCGAGTATTTCTAACGTTTGGCCGGGTTTTGACCAAGTACTCCCTGAGTTGCAAAGGCCGAGTAGTTCCGAATTCTGCAACACTGCAAGTTATACTTTTGGCCGgatcttgaccaagtttgacttgaccgttttttaccgagttttgactgattttccgagtaatcccgagttttgactGATTTTTCGAGTACTCCCGAGTTTGGCCGGGTTTTGACCGAGTACTCCCTGAGTTGCAAAAGCCGAGTAATTCCAAGTTCTGCAACACTGCATGTTATACTTTTCAGTTACAGCTATAGCTTCTTCACCGAACATTTGTAAACAACTATTAGGGTCCAACTCATAAGTCCAACTCATAAGTCCAACTAAAAGCTACTACTTATGGCTCGCAGATCCAAGTACTTTTACGAAATTAACCTATAATAGTGTAAAACATTAAATAACCTTAATTTGTGATGATATTGCTGCATTGCAGGTGGGTCAAAGTGGGGTTCAGCTATCAGGGGGTCAAAAACAAAGAATTGCAATAGCAAGGGCTATAATTAAAAGATCAAGAGTGCTACTACTTGATGAAGCGAGTAGTGCTTTGGATTTGGAATCAGAAAAAAAGGTTCAAGATGCGTTTAGAAAGATAACGAAGCGTACGACTACAATAGTAGTGGCTCACCGGCTGTCAACCATTAGAGAGGCTAATGTAATAGCAGTGGTCCAAGACGGAAAACTGACGGAGTACGGAAGCCATGATAGGCTCATGACTAGTCACCATGATGGTGTTTATGCTACTCTTGTTCGTGCCGAAACAGAAGCAAATGCATTTGCTTGACTGAATTACCAGAAATTTATTATTGATAGAATATGAATCATCCccttgttaacatgttaacattttCTCTGTATGTTTGTTTATTacctatatatttaaatttaatttagacTTTTATTTTTGTAACTTGGGTTACATGAACCATTAAAGTTGTTACAAAACTACCTGTTTCCTGATATAGGGAATGATGATGCATGGTATGACACACCCTCCTATCTTCTCTCTTGTGTACTTGTGTTTTTGTACGTGCTTAGTTTCTGTATTGTGTTTGTAGACGCTATGAATGGATCTTAGAATCAGTCTAACTTGATCTAAAGGCGGAAAACAATAGACCTAAGCTTAATGGAATAACTGGTTGTTCACGGGACCGAATTAGTCGAACCTAGACTTCAATCTAGATTAGAACGGCACCTAGAATGTGTTATTCGGTGGGTTGGACGTCTGGGAACAATGACAATCGACAGCAATTGGCTAGGGTTTCGTTAGGGTGTGTAAACTATCAATGAAACCcgaaacccgtatatatactgtctgcggtgacagtcggtcgactgtcttgtTAAGTTAACCGATGATTAACTTACACTGACCTTACACTGTCGGCCGACAGTGTATTCAGTCGGTGGACTGACTCTATCAGTCGATCGACTGTCTGATCAGTTTAACTATTGATTAAACATTCATGCACAATATCAAACATACAATAGTCAAAATACAAAGTTCAAGTTCAA from Rutidosis leptorrhynchoides isolate AG116_Rl617_1_P2 chromosome 9, CSIRO_AGI_Rlap_v1, whole genome shotgun sequence harbors:
- the LOC139866613 gene encoding ABC transporter B family member 19-like, giving the protein MAESSFEIESSGVDHRWRPRHTTPVLSHQSPNFSFSSSHISPYPASRRTRGTRVPPTTPFASDTDRSWQAEISWQFEPTGFRDNSGSNLGAALTPWAEPNRSVAPTPGSLVFRRSANDYYLSRTSATSNGGINNFRSFTNPSYDQSIQSRAFGRIELQSYVAKSNNHNKNHQQQYTSSKYPPTSAHMVDSTHRKMGHLATTDEHTMTDDDDDLENDSKKKHIKKSYALDQDHHKYSYGGDGPKISSPHKSYTEKGDLEDNEEEEDIEEDEVEPPKQIGVLGLFKYSTKMDFFLVMIGSLGALINGGALPWYSLLFGLFVNKIALDDNNDDMIKDVKRICLYMVGLSILVVFGAYLQIACWRLVGERSAHRIRTAYLRSVLRQDVTFFDTEISTSEIMHGISSDVAQIQEVMGEKMAHFVHHLCTFICGYIVGFIKSWKVSLAILAVTPLTMFCGLAYKAVYVGLATSEVNSYKKAGGVAEQAISSIRTVFSFVAEQKLADRYDALLIESVPVGKKLGFAKGVGIGVIYLVTYGTWALAFWYGSILIAKHEISGGEAIACFFGVNVGGRGLALSLSYFAQFAQGTVAASRVFEVIERIPTIDPYSNTGRRLSSGHGKVEFKNVSFAYPSRPTLSILNSLNLVVPSQRTLALVGASGAGKSTVFALLERFYDPLQGVVMLDGHDIRTLQMKWLRSQMSMVGQEPVLFANSILENIMMGKENATKKEAISACVSANAHKFITNLPEGYDTQVGDRGTQLSGGQKQRIALARAMIQEPKILLLDEPTSALDPESETLVQQAIDKISKNRTTMVIAHRLATVRNADRIVVMEQGSVIESGTHKQLMETKGAYFALIKLASEAVSSNPKSENGEMGRKHETSSAQDLLKSNHVHEISRSEYMKSIQEDDRIETLKESKSKSYKISEVWKLQKPEGGMVFIGIVLGMVAGAILSIFPLVLGQGLNVYFKTDKSDMKRDIGYLCLILFGLGVTIILAMTGQQGFCGWAGSNLTKRVRNILFRSILRQEPGWFDADENSTGVLVSRLSIDSMSFRSVLADRYSVIFMGLSSAAVGLGVSFFLQWRLALLATILTPFTLGASYFNLLINIGPKLDNSSYDNATRVASGAVSNIRTVATFATQEKIVDAFEKSLAGPKATSVKRSQITGIALGFSQGSMYVSYTAILLYGAYLVKDGHTKFGDVYKIFLILVLSSFSVGQLAGLAPDTSHASTAIPAVFDIVSRTPLIRGKGKKVSTSKPFDIEFKTIAFSYPSRPHVIVLKDFSLKVKGGSMVAVVGGSGSGKSTLIWLTQRFYDPIKGKVLMGGIDLRELDLKWLRSQTALVGQEPALFAGTIGENIGFGNPKATFAEIEEAAKEAYIHNFICGLPQGYETEVGQSGVQLSGGQKQRIAIARAIIKRSRVLLLDEASSALDLESEKKVQDAFRKITKRTTTIVVAHRLSTIREANVIAVVQDGKLTEYGSHDRLMTSHHDGVYATLVRAETEANAFA